The following proteins are encoded in a genomic region of Arcobacter suis CECT 7833:
- the recR gene encoding recombination mediator RecR, with protein MNKGLEKFYELVEAFESLPTIGKKSALRLAYHIVMNDNYCGIKIAHSIENALKNITKCVRCGSMSEHEICEVCLDESRDNTKLCIVQSAKDIFVIEDSRQFDGKYFVIEELDQEVLDSLHKFINDNEVENILFAITPSIANDAFILFIEDKLKNHNIKFTKIAQGVPTGVSLENVDILSLSKAIQSKVEI; from the coding sequence ATGAATAAAGGACTAGAAAAATTTTACGAACTTGTTGAAGCTTTTGAATCTTTGCCTACTATTGGTAAAAAATCAGCTCTTAGACTTGCATATCATATTGTTATGAATGACAATTATTGTGGGATTAAAATCGCCCATAGTATTGAAAATGCCCTAAAAAACATCACTAAATGCGTTCGTTGCGGTTCTATGAGTGAACATGAAATTTGTGAAGTTTGTTTGGATGAGTCAAGGGATAACACAAAATTGTGTATTGTTCAAAGTGCAAAAGATATTTTTGTTATTGAGGATTCAAGGCAATTTGATGGAAAATATTTTGTAATTGAAGAGTTAGACCAAGAGGTATTAGATTCTTTACATAAATTTATAAATGATAATGAAGTTGAAAATATTTTATTTGCAATAACTCCATCTATTGCAAATGATGCATTTATTTTATTTATTGAAGATAAATTAAAAAATCACAACATAAAGTTTACAAAAATTGCTCAAGGTGTCCCAACGGGAGTTAGTTTAGAAAATGTAGATATTTTATCTCTTTCAAAAGCGATACAAAGTAAAGTTGAAATATAA